AAGTCTGAATCCAATCAGGGCTTCCTGATGTTGCATCGAGCTCGAGGTCTGCTTGTAAGACAAAGGACCATGACAGTTTGCGCGATCCGCGCTCACCTTGCTGAGTTTGGAATCATCTTCGGTCAAGGTCGACAACGCATCGAGACCATAATGCCGTCGATAGAGGACGTCGCAGCCTCGTTGCCAGAACAAGCTCGGTTCGCATTGAACAGCCTGATCCGCATGGTCGGTGAGTTGAACACACAGATAGAGGGAATTGAGATGAAGCTGGCGGAAGTCGGTCGCTCAGATCCAGTCTCAAGCCTTCTGTCGTCGATCCCAGGTGTTGGTCCAATTACATCTACAGCCATCGCTGCAACCGTTCCGGACGCGAGAATGTTCCGCTCTGGCCGAGAGTTTGCCGCTTGGCTGGGCCTAACACCACGTCAAAACTCAAGCGGGGGCACAACTCGACTAGGTGCCATCACCAAACAGGGAGATGCGTACCTACGTCATCTGCTTGTGATCGGTGCCAGGAACATCGTTCGATATCCAAAGGCTCGAGCGAAAGTCGGGGGAGCTTGGATCGACGCTTTGCTGCACCGACGGCGTCCCATGATCGTGGCCGTCGCCGTGGCCAACAAGCTCGCTCGGATCATCTGGGCGATGATGACAAGTGGAGAGATGTTCAGAGAGGCACACGCAAAGATAGTGTAACGCAGCAACCCAAAATCCAGATGGCGTAAGGTGCAGAAGCAACAGATGGTCACTCAGCGGAGCTGAGGATCGAGCAAGCCCGGAGAGCTTTAAGCGCCCATTCAAGCGCGTCCCGTTGATGAGGCCTCGATCCGCGTACTCCATCTGGGCCAGCGACCATAATATCGGTCGCATCCAAAGGCCGTATACATGAACGCACCCGAATGATGACCTGAACTTGTAAGAAGCCTCTTGCGCCCGCGGGGCCGTCTATACATAAAGCTCTCGATGTAGCTGTTGTCCGTTGGCTTGCCCGGCCGCGAGAAGTCAAGCACGACGCCTCTATGATAGGCCCAGAGATCGAGGTTACGAGAGATGAATTCGCTGCCGTTGTCCATCCGAATGGTGGCCGGGTAACCGACCTGCCGGCATACGCGTTCGAGGGTCTGCACGACGTCTTCCCCTTTATAGCTGAAGCGGGCATCTACCGCCGGAGAGAAGCGCGAGAAGGTATCGACAACCGTGAGAACCCTGATCTTGCGACCTGTGGCCAGTTGGTCATGCACGAAATCCATGGCCCAGACGTCGTTCGAACGGGTGGCTGCGGTGCGGTGCGATCGCAGCTTTGCTTTGACGCGCCGTTTTGGCACCTTGTTGCGCAGTTGCAGGTCCATCTCCTTGTAAAGACGATAGATTCTCTTCGGATTCACCACCCAGCCGTCACGCCTGATCAAGACATGCACACGACGATAGCCATAACGTACCCGCGTCTGGCAGATATCCTTGATCTTCAGCTTCAGTTCGGCCTGATCGCCGCGCTTGGACTTGTAGACATAAAGGGACCGGTCGATCTTCAGGACGGAGCATGCGCGTCGGATCGAAACCTTCCAGTCCGTCTTGATCCTGTCGACAAGATGACGCTTGCCGTCAGGCCTCAGAGCTTTTTTGACAGCACATCCTGGAGGATGGCCTTGTCTAAAGAGAGATCGGCGACGATCCGCTTCAGTTTGGCATTTTCCTCTTCCAACTGCCGCAGGCGCTTCATCTCTGACGGCATTAGGCCAGTGTATTTTTTTGCGCCAGTTATAAAACGTAGCGTCCGAAATCCCCGCCTTGCGGCAGACCTCGCCAATGGGCGTTCCATCATGAGCCTGCTTCAACACAAACGCGATTTGCGCTTCCGTAAACTTCGACGCTTTCATCGAATTCTCCTCTTCTTCCCAAAAGGAATCATAAGTGGAAAATTCCAGTTCTAAATGGCATAATTTATCGGGGGCACGTCAAAGCCAGCAAGTCCTCAACCATTCGCAGGTTTAGAGGGAAACGGAAATAGAGCCACACAGCGTGGGCAATGACGTCAGCGGGGAAGCGATGCCGACGATAGAGTGGATCACGGTCTGTCATGACCCGTCATTCGCACATCAAGTTCCACATTCCGTTAAGTTGACGATGCCGCTAAAGGCACTGATTCTAGAGAGCCGATGGGGCGGTTAGGTGGCATAACGTCGCTACATCTGTGCAAAACAACTGTCCGACCCTGCAGATCTGCATTTTGTTAAAGCTAGCACTAGGGTTTAGAATCTGCCTAAATATCAGATAACAATTGTGAAATTGGCAGGAACGCTCAACGCAGTGAAGACACGTTAACCTTTTACCAACCTTAAACTCCTTGCTCGAAAAT
The window above is part of the Allorhizobium ampelinum S4 genome. Proteins encoded here:
- a CDS encoding IS110 family transposase yields the protein MTISTIGLDLAKHNFHVHAVDAAGSVVRTAALRRGEMIKFFQNAKPCLVGMEACATAHYWARELMKLGHEVKLIPPSYVKPFVRRGAKNDAADAAAICEAVRRPHMRFVSIKSESNQGFLMLHRARGLLVRQRTMTVCAIRAHLAEFGIIFGQGRQRIETIMPSIEDVAASLPEQARFALNSLIRMVGELNTQIEGIEMKLAEVGRSDPVSSLLSSIPGVGPITSTAIAATVPDARMFRSGREFAAWLGLTPRQNSSGGTTRLGAITKQGDAYLRHLLVIGARNIVRYPKARAKVGGAWIDALLHRRRPMIVAVAVANKLARIIWAMMTSGEMFREAHAKIV
- a CDS encoding IS3 family transposase — translated: MKASKFTEAQIAFVLKQAHDGTPIGEVCRKAGISDATFYNWRKKIHWPNAVRDEAPAAVGRGKCQTEADRRRSLFRQGHPPGCAVKKALRPDGKRHLVDRIKTDWKVSIRRACSVLKIDRSLYVYKSKRGDQAELKLKIKDICQTRVRYGYRRVHVLIRRDGWVVNPKRIYRLYKEMDLQLRNKVPKRRVKAKLRSHRTAATRSNDVWAMDFVHDQLATGRKIRVLTVVDTFSRFSPAVDARFSYKGEDVVQTLERVCRQVGYPATIRMDNGSEFISRNLDLWAYHRGVVLDFSRPGKPTDNSYIESFMYRRPRGRKRLLTSSGHHSGAFMYTAFGCDRYYGRWPRWSTRIEASSTGRA